The Nitrososphaerota archaeon genome includes a region encoding these proteins:
- a CDS encoding FAD-binding protein, translating into MSQQHRNNVATDLKELVSGEVLDEEWQRSLYAADASIYETLPLCVVIPRSEQDVVRTVRYAYQNQVSITARGGGTALAGQTIGNGITIDFSKYLNRVLEVNAEKSYVMVEPGINKSELDLYLKASGKFFPPDPSSSDFCTIGGMIANNSSGPHTVKYGSVIDYIISLRVVLSNGDVIETKPVKIGSDEWHRITSADTLEAKIYRDISKTVQENGSLIEKRTPKVRKNCSGYRLERLLHKDVLDLSSVFAASEGTLGVVLQAKLRIVDIPRFKGTAMLQFDTLEKMGKAVAKVLETKPSAVELLDDHVVDLASSIQPELRKDIAEDAKAFLLVEYDGPESSDVEKGLKQLDSAVVKNSGLVLQAGFAYDSSTAEKYWALRKKSLPYVMKLRREGKRPTPFIEDVVVQPEQLALFIQKLYEIYQKYDVEGVVYGHAGDGQLHTRPLLNLKREGDRDLMRKIADEVFQTVIESGGSITGEHGDGLVRAQYVQKMFGDDLYQIFKEVKCAFDPRAVLNPGRKIVEDPGAWLQNLRYDNSGLGRWVSPTLNWGIKGSRLRKNLTGFSDELSYEDEVELCHGCGTCRELTPGRMCPVFKTYRGETDSCRGRLSVLRWLLKVDGLTAEFEDTEQYRDVVFDHCVQCKMCLVECPSNVNVGKLMAEARARYSTKHGSPPGYSFFADIDRYAKMASRFAPISNRLMGNNTFRKILERSSGIDQQRPFPRFSWRTFAQRFHGSSKATAQSKSKSVVFFYDTFVNYLRPDLGLLLVKILERNGYAVLAPPQRSSGLSALIEGNPAVGKEIAEYNVSRLAPYAEKGVPIVTFSPSAGVALKLEYLNVLDTPAARSVADSTLDIHEFLYSLHRRGELDEGFKPVEKSVYLHLHCHDRVQRIEGDVTGLLGLLPSLKFEVLEKGCCGIGGAFGFVKGHYRRSLEIGEPLLQAVRSADREVYSTGESCAMQIEAGSGRKIGLTVELLGEAYSLLS; encoded by the coding sequence ATGTCACAACAACACCGAAACAACGTTGCCACCGATCTGAAGGAGTTGGTGAGCGGCGAGGTTCTCGACGAAGAGTGGCAGCGCAGCCTATACGCGGCAGACGCAAGCATCTATGAAACACTCCCCCTCTGCGTTGTGATACCTAGAAGCGAACAGGATGTTGTAAGGACAGTAAGATATGCCTATCAAAACCAAGTTTCTATCACTGCGAGAGGCGGCGGAACCGCTCTCGCTGGACAAACAATAGGCAACGGCATCACAATCGACTTCTCAAAATACTTGAACCGAGTGCTCGAAGTTAACGCTGAGAAAAGCTACGTAATGGTCGAGCCCGGCATAAACAAGAGCGAGCTGGATCTCTACCTCAAAGCCTCAGGCAAATTCTTTCCACCCGATCCCTCTAGCTCAGACTTCTGCACCATCGGCGGAATGATTGCGAACAACTCCAGCGGACCACACACCGTGAAGTACGGCAGCGTAATTGACTACATAATTTCGCTCAGAGTAGTGCTCTCAAACGGTGACGTCATTGAGACAAAGCCTGTGAAGATAGGTAGCGACGAGTGGCATAGGATCACATCGGCTGATACCTTAGAAGCGAAGATTTACCGCGACATCTCGAAGACGGTTCAAGAGAACGGTTCTCTTATTGAGAAGAGGACTCCGAAGGTTCGTAAGAACTGCTCCGGCTACAGGTTGGAGAGGCTTCTTCACAAAGATGTGCTTGATTTAAGCTCAGTTTTCGCAGCGTCAGAAGGGACACTCGGAGTTGTGCTGCAGGCCAAGCTCAGAATTGTCGATATTCCTAGGTTCAAGGGCACAGCGATGCTTCAATTTGACACACTTGAGAAGATGGGGAAAGCGGTCGCAAAGGTTCTGGAGACGAAGCCTTCAGCCGTCGAGCTTCTTGATGACCACGTGGTGGATTTAGCTTCAAGCATACAGCCGGAGCTGAGGAAAGATATCGCAGAAGATGCCAAAGCCTTCCTGCTGGTTGAGTACGACGGGCCGGAGAGTAGCGATGTGGAGAAGGGTTTGAAGCAGCTTGACAGCGCCGTTGTGAAGAATAGTGGACTTGTGCTGCAGGCTGGGTTCGCCTACGATTCATCTACGGCTGAAAAGTATTGGGCTCTCCGCAAAAAATCTCTTCCCTACGTGATGAAGCTTCGACGCGAAGGCAAGCGCCCTACTCCGTTCATCGAGGATGTGGTGGTGCAGCCTGAGCAGCTCGCACTCTTCATTCAGAAGCTCTACGAAATCTACCAGAAATACGATGTTGAAGGTGTCGTATACGGCCACGCCGGAGACGGTCAGCTACACACAAGGCCGCTTCTCAACTTGAAGAGAGAAGGAGACCGAGATCTGATGAGAAAGATTGCTGACGAGGTCTTCCAAACAGTAATCGAGTCCGGCGGCTCAATCACCGGGGAGCACGGAGACGGATTGGTCAGAGCCCAATACGTACAGAAGATGTTCGGCGACGACCTCTACCAAATCTTCAAGGAGGTTAAGTGCGCGTTTGATCCGAGAGCTGTTCTAAACCCCGGGCGCAAAATCGTTGAAGATCCGGGTGCTTGGCTTCAGAATTTGCGCTACGACAATTCGGGCCTTGGGAGGTGGGTTAGTCCCACTCTGAACTGGGGCATTAAGGGAAGCCGGCTGAGGAAGAACCTAACAGGTTTCTCAGATGAGCTGAGCTATGAGGATGAAGTTGAGCTCTGCCACGGCTGTGGAACTTGTCGTGAGCTGACGCCGGGTCGGATGTGCCCAGTCTTCAAGACTTATCGAGGCGAGACGGATAGCTGCAGAGGCAGGCTCAGCGTTCTCCGCTGGCTGCTTAAGGTGGATGGACTTACAGCGGAGTTCGAGGACACTGAGCAGTACCGTGACGTTGTTTTTGATCACTGTGTTCAATGCAAGATGTGTCTAGTCGAGTGTCCTTCGAATGTGAATGTTGGGAAGCTTATGGCTGAGGCTCGAGCAAGATACTCTACTAAACACGGTTCTCCACCAGGCTACAGCTTCTTCGCTGACATCGACCGATACGCTAAGATGGCGAGCAGATTCGCCCCAATCTCAAACCGTTTAATGGGTAACAATACTTTCCGTAAAATCTTGGAGCGCAGCTCAGGAATAGATCAGCAACGTCCATTTCCCAGATTCAGCTGGAGAACCTTTGCTCAACGGTTCCACGGGTCCAGTAAAGCAACAGCGCAATCTAAGTCTAAGAGCGTCGTTTTCTTCTATGATACGTTCGTTAACTATCTCAGGCCGGATCTTGGTTTGCTGCTGGTTAAGATTCTTGAAAGGAACGGTTACGCTGTGCTGGCTCCTCCGCAGCGGTCGTCGGGTTTGAGTGCGTTGATTGAGGGCAACCCGGCTGTTGGGAAGGAGATTGCTGAGTACAATGTTTCGAGGCTGGCGCCTTACGCTGAGAAAGGTGTTCCAATTGTGACCTTTTCGCCGAGCGCAGGAGTTGCTTTGAAGCTTGAGTATCTGAACGTGCTTGATACACCGGCTGCTAGAAGCGTAGCGGACTCAACATTAGATATTCATGAGTTTCTCTACTCTTTGCACAGGCGAGGTGAGTTGGATGAGGGTTTCAAGCCTGTTGAGAAGAGTGTCTATCTTCATCTGCACTGCCACGATCGTGTCCAGCGGATTGAAGGTGATGTTACTGGGCTTCTGGGTTTGCTGCCGAGTTTGAAGTTCGAGGTTTTGGAGAAGGGTTGCTGCGGTATCGGTGGAGCTTTTGGTTTCGTGAAAGGTCACTACAGGAGATCGCTGGAGATCGGTGAGCCGCTGCTACAGGCTGTTCGCTCCGCTGATCGTGAAGTGTATTCGACAGGTGAGTCCTGCGCTATGCAGATTGAGGCCGGGTCAGGCCGAAAGATTGGTCTAACTGTTGAGCTGCTAGGCGAAGCTTACAGCTTGCTAAGCTAG
- a CDS encoding aspartyl protease family protein: MTPIHPYDNSYEPPALIVDVTIIHPTNKKKIFMKGKIDTGADGTVIPLDAAGKLGLIPASEVRYSDFLQHTGTLKTYFSNITLDNFRFEFVEVAAAPRRTALIGRDVLNQLNMHCNGKEQFFSLEKP, from the coding sequence ATGACTCCAATTCATCCTTACGATAACTCCTACGAACCACCAGCTCTAATCGTGGATGTAACCATTATTCACCCTACGAACAAGAAAAAGATATTCATGAAAGGAAAAATCGACACAGGTGCGGACGGTACGGTGATACCACTAGACGCCGCAGGAAAGTTAGGACTCATACCAGCATCTGAAGTAAGATACAGTGACTTCTTACAACACACAGGAACACTCAAGACCTATTTCAGCAACATAACCCTAGACAACTTCAGATTCGAATTCGTTGAAGTAGCCGCTGCACCCCGTAGAACCGCGCTCATTGGAAGAGACGTTCTAAACCAACTGAACATGCATTGCAACGGAAAAGAACAGTTTTTCTCTCTTGAGAAGCCATAA
- a CDS encoding malate dehydrogenase, which yields MITIVGAGRIGSTVAANIIPKALGDILLIDIIPGLPQGEALDLGHMAASFGVDVSLRGTNDYKDMEGSDLVIVTGGLPRKPGMTRLDLLQKNSQIIGDIAQKIKEHAPKSLVLMVTNPLDVMTYVALKKTGFDKNRVFGMSGQLDSCRFRYFIAQTMKVPVSSVHAIVIGEHGESMLPLPQYSTVNGKPLTELMGKEEIAKLIEGTRKTAADVIALKGGTVYAPGNAVGSMVEAIIKNKHEQMPLSAYQNGEYGAKGLYIGVPAVLGRNGVEKIVKLNLDGEQKAVFQKGVDSIKNAITEIGLA from the coding sequence ATGATTACTATTGTTGGCGCTGGAAGAATCGGAAGCACCGTTGCGGCTAACATAATACCGAAAGCACTAGGCGACATACTTCTCATCGATATTATCCCAGGATTACCGCAGGGCGAAGCTCTAGACCTAGGCCACATGGCTGCATCCTTCGGCGTCGATGTATCGCTAAGAGGAACCAACGACTACAAGGATATGGAGGGCTCTGACCTAGTTATCGTTACAGGCGGGCTTCCACGGAAACCCGGTATGACTAGGCTCGATCTCCTCCAGAAGAACAGCCAGATCATAGGAGACATCGCTCAGAAGATAAAGGAGCATGCACCAAAATCGCTTGTATTGATGGTGACAAATCCTCTTGACGTCATGACTTATGTGGCGTTGAAGAAAACCGGGTTTGACAAGAACCGGGTCTTCGGAATGAGCGGCCAACTCGACTCTTGCAGATTCAGATATTTCATCGCTCAAACAATGAAGGTACCCGTATCCTCTGTCCACGCAATCGTAATCGGTGAGCACGGTGAATCTATGCTTCCGTTGCCCCAATACTCAACTGTAAACGGCAAGCCGCTGACCGAGTTAATGGGTAAAGAAGAGATTGCGAAGCTAATAGAGGGTACACGCAAAACCGCGGCGGACGTCATCGCGTTGAAAGGAGGAACCGTATACGCTCCAGGTAACGCCGTCGGCTCAATGGTTGAAGCCATCATCAAGAACAAGCATGAGCAGATGCCGCTCTCAGCCTATCAGAACGGAGAATACGGTGCAAAAGGACTCTACATCGGTGTCCCAGCGGTGCTCGGACGAAACGGCGTAGAGAAAATCGTCAAGCTCAACCTAGATGGAGAACAGAAAGCAGTCTTCCAGAAAGGCGTTGACTCAATAAAGAACGCAATCACCGAGATCGGTCTAGCTTAG
- a CDS encoding HIT family protein, producing MPVADTGQCIFCRITKHEASAARVYEDDEVLVFMDKAPFNTGHTLVIPKKHYAFLTEMSDEEVAKLFAVTNRVVKAVFRAVKADGVNVAQSNGRAASQDIFHVHVHIVPRFEGDAKKGFGFFPPRKNMSGQELEEIAGKISRALDDLA from the coding sequence ATGCCGGTTGCTGATACGGGTCAATGCATCTTCTGCAGGATTACGAAGCATGAGGCTTCCGCGGCTCGGGTCTATGAGGATGATGAGGTTCTGGTCTTTATGGATAAGGCGCCGTTTAACACTGGGCATACATTGGTTATTCCTAAGAAGCATTACGCGTTTCTCACCGAGATGAGTGATGAGGAGGTTGCGAAGCTCTTCGCCGTCACCAACCGGGTTGTGAAGGCCGTGTTCAGGGCTGTCAAGGCGGATGGCGTGAATGTTGCTCAATCAAACGGGCGAGCCGCTTCTCAAGACATCTTCCATGTTCACGTGCACATTGTTCCTAGGTTTGAGGGAGATGCGAAGAAAGGCTTCGGCTTCTTTCCTCCGAGGAAGAACATGAGCGGGCAAGAGCTAGAGGAGATTGCAGGCAAAATTAGTCGAGCATTAGATGACTTGGCCTAG
- a CDS encoding NAD(P)/FAD-dependent oxidoreductase: MENNYDVLIVGAGPAGVCAAKTAALNGAKTIILEKQPTIMASKPCGEATSQQTLKTVGVADKPNIVMHRTDAMVFSPNLKSIHIKEIGFSLNKTMFIQEIAAAAAEAGAQIRVREEVQGINRASDGTMNVKTSQTEYRAKIVIGADGYNSTVARNLGISEKSEPIPTVQYIMVNCHLEYPNTVRFYLGNEIAPMGYAWIFPKGEKLTEVGIGVRGGSAKQYLDKFVRMFPKELAKGQIIDYRGAPVPVGGIIENNIQDGAMLIGDAAGMVIPLTGAGIHSSVAAGLMAGEVAAAAVSEGNYSKKRLEEFNKKYDEHWGQRIKKSLKAMRAIEQLSDSELNQLQQVLVADDILDLANGFEIRKVAKKLLAHPGLAIKLAKSLV, translated from the coding sequence ATGGAAAACAACTACGATGTTTTGATAGTTGGAGCTGGGCCAGCAGGAGTCTGCGCAGCTAAGACAGCTGCTCTCAACGGAGCAAAAACCATTATTCTTGAGAAGCAGCCGACAATCATGGCTTCAAAGCCCTGTGGAGAAGCGACCAGCCAGCAGACCCTGAAGACCGTCGGAGTCGCTGACAAACCGAATATTGTGATGCATCGCACCGATGCGATGGTCTTCTCACCTAACCTGAAATCTATTCACATCAAAGAAATCGGGTTCTCCCTCAACAAAACCATGTTCATACAGGAAATCGCAGCGGCAGCAGCTGAAGCTGGTGCACAAATCAGGGTGAGGGAGGAGGTTCAAGGAATCAACCGTGCCTCAGACGGTACAATGAACGTCAAAACCTCGCAAACCGAATACCGAGCAAAAATCGTGATCGGAGCCGATGGCTACAACTCCACTGTGGCTCGCAACCTAGGGATATCCGAGAAGTCGGAGCCCATCCCCACAGTTCAATACATAATGGTGAACTGCCACCTAGAATACCCGAACACAGTACGCTTCTACCTCGGAAACGAGATTGCTCCGATGGGCTACGCCTGGATCTTCCCGAAAGGCGAGAAGCTCACCGAAGTCGGCATAGGGGTCAGAGGGGGTTCAGCTAAACAGTACCTAGACAAGTTCGTGAGAATGTTCCCGAAAGAACTAGCGAAAGGCCAGATTATCGATTACCGCGGCGCACCTGTCCCAGTAGGCGGCATCATCGAAAACAACATTCAGGACGGAGCCATGCTGATAGGCGACGCAGCCGGAATGGTGATACCGCTCACAGGCGCAGGAATCCACTCCTCAGTAGCCGCCGGATTAATGGCGGGCGAAGTAGCAGCTGCAGCAGTCTCTGAAGGCAACTACTCAAAGAAGAGGCTGGAGGAGTTCAACAAAAAATACGACGAGCACTGGGGCCAAAGAATCAAGAAGAGCCTGAAAGCAATGCGAGCAATAGAGCAGCTAAGCGACAGCGAACTAAACCAGCTTCAACAAGTCCTCGTGGCAGACGACATCCTAGACTTGGCGAACGGCTTCGAGATCAGGAAAGTCGCGAAGAAGCTACTAGCACACCCGGGTCTAGCCATCAAACTCGCCAAATCACTAGTCTAA
- a CDS encoding helix-turn-helix domain-containing protein: protein MIEAQLMILPYEIIHRSVVPAIRYMAAINLIEEHGFTQKEAATRLGVTQAAISNYVRRTRAVAVKIDSNKHIKESVEKLTNLLLDGDINNPEVTETFTEICEYMRKKRLLCNFHKKMEPTYTIDKCHACDKAFQVSI from the coding sequence TTGATCGAGGCCCAATTAATGATACTGCCCTATGAAATCATTCACAGATCGGTTGTACCAGCAATCCGCTACATGGCCGCAATTAACCTGATTGAGGAGCACGGTTTCACGCAGAAGGAGGCGGCTACTAGGCTGGGAGTGACTCAAGCGGCAATCAGCAATTATGTTCGACGGACACGCGCAGTAGCCGTAAAAATCGACAGCAACAAACACATCAAAGAGTCTGTCGAAAAGCTAACTAATCTGCTTCTAGACGGAGACATTAACAACCCTGAAGTCACAGAAACATTCACAGAAATCTGCGAGTACATGAGAAAGAAAAGACTACTCTGCAACTTCCACAAGAAAATGGAGCCAACATATACAATCGACAAATGCCACGCCTGCGACAAAGCGTTCCAAGTCAGCATCTAA
- a CDS encoding DUF5678 domain-containing protein — MTSTVSSPEELFEMNKKKFLEMLSALLRTPKYVDKYVAVVDGEVVDSDKDKVKLAKRIYSNRGYIPMYIGKVSKEERHWELPSPEKP, encoded by the coding sequence ATGACCTCAACAGTATCATCTCCGGAAGAACTGTTTGAAATGAACAAGAAGAAATTCCTAGAGATGCTATCTGCATTGTTGAGGACACCAAAATACGTCGACAAATACGTGGCAGTTGTAGATGGAGAAGTTGTCGATAGCGATAAAGACAAAGTAAAGCTAGCCAAGAGAATTTACAGCAACAGAGGATACATCCCTATGTATATTGGAAAGGTGTCCAAAGAAGAAAGACATTGGGAGCTGCCTTCACCGGAAAAGCCATGA
- a CDS encoding deoxyribonuclease IV has protein sequence MLLGFHVSIAGTVDLAVYRAVKMGCTTFQIFTKSPRGWEYENLAVNEIDAFVKKCHELGFKQMADHMPYLPNIASPVDDTYNRSVSALVTELQRCEALRIPYLVTHTGSHLGKGEKFGLDRAAAACNKALSMVDGNVMILLENTAGTKNSVGSKFENLSYILENVRPRQRIGVCFDTCHAFAAGYDLRRGEDVDRTISLLNDIIGLDRVKLVHLNDSKGEFNSHSDRHDHIGLGHIGEKGFQAFLHSEFAQTRPLVMETPVDNRRDDQGNLKKAKELAGET, from the coding sequence ATGCTGCTGGGTTTCCACGTCTCAATAGCCGGTACGGTTGATTTGGCTGTTTATCGTGCTGTCAAGATGGGATGCACAACCTTCCAGATATTTACGAAGAGTCCTAGAGGCTGGGAGTACGAGAATTTGGCTGTGAACGAGATTGACGCGTTTGTAAAGAAGTGTCATGAACTTGGTTTCAAACAGATGGCGGATCATATGCCGTATCTCCCGAACATAGCGTCACCTGTAGATGATACTTACAACCGGTCTGTTTCTGCGTTAGTGACCGAACTGCAGCGTTGTGAGGCACTCAGGATCCCGTATCTTGTAACGCATACAGGAAGTCATCTAGGTAAGGGTGAGAAGTTCGGGTTAGATCGGGCTGCTGCGGCCTGCAACAAAGCTCTTTCAATGGTTGACGGCAACGTTATGATTCTTCTTGAGAACACGGCGGGTACGAAGAACAGCGTCGGCTCCAAGTTTGAAAACCTGAGTTACATACTCGAAAACGTTAGGCCGAGGCAGCGGATCGGTGTCTGCTTCGATACTTGTCACGCTTTCGCTGCAGGATACGATCTCCGCAGGGGTGAAGATGTTGATAGGACAATTAGTTTGCTCAACGACATTATTGGTCTGGATCGAGTTAAGCTGGTTCACCTGAACGATTCGAAGGGTGAGTTCAATTCGCATTCAGATCGGCATGATCATATTGGGCTTGGGCATATTGGTGAGAAGGGTTTCCAAGCCTTTCTGCATAGCGAGTTTGCGCAGACTCGGCCGCTAGTTATGGAGACCCCTGTGGACAATAGACGTGACGATCAGGGTAACTTGAAGAAGGCTAAGGAGCTCGCAGGTGAAACGTAG
- the phoU gene encoding phosphate signaling complex protein PhoU: MARLMDVGLERLKNMILDMAEHSQQTVSTAIDAYINGKDLTKQIFKSSEELRMHQEEASNLAVELIARYQPVASDLRFIKSCLEISYDFSRFGRYAYDISQVLTLFGDLSSCDKAPVEKAGGEAKEMIKLSIKAFAERDITLAKKIKQMDDVVDKTYLDFVQKAAKTQEETDLKCILAGTLILRYLERIADHATYVADSVVYIVSGERTERQ, translated from the coding sequence TTGGCTAGATTAATGGACGTAGGCTTGGAGAGGCTGAAGAACATGATCCTGGATATGGCTGAACACTCGCAGCAAACAGTCTCAACGGCCATCGACGCCTACATAAACGGGAAGGACTTGACGAAACAGATATTCAAATCATCGGAGGAGCTCCGGATGCATCAGGAGGAGGCAAGCAACCTGGCGGTCGAACTGATAGCCAGATACCAGCCGGTCGCCTCTGACCTGCGGTTCATAAAGTCCTGTTTGGAGATCTCGTATGACTTTTCGCGTTTCGGAAGATACGCTTACGACATCTCTCAAGTACTAACGCTTTTCGGAGACCTCTCAAGCTGCGATAAAGCGCCCGTAGAGAAAGCTGGCGGCGAAGCTAAAGAGATGATAAAACTAAGCATAAAGGCCTTCGCTGAAAGAGATATCACTCTTGCGAAGAAGATCAAGCAGATGGATGACGTTGTCGACAAAACCTACCTAGACTTCGTTCAGAAAGCCGCCAAAACACAAGAAGAAACGGATCTAAAATGCATACTCGCAGGAACACTCATTCTCCGTTACCTAGAAAGAATAGCTGATCATGCCACCTATGTAGCCGACTCAGTTGTGTACATAGTGTCCGGGGAGCGGACTGAAAGACAGTAG
- the pstB gene encoding phosphate ABC transporter ATP-binding protein PstB has translation MSEVEAQQSSTISRYKIEAQSLNAWFGENQAVKDISIKIKSNALTAIIGPSGCGKSTLIRCFNRMHELVPNAKVSGKVLLDNVDIYSEGTDPVAVRRRVGMVFQKPNPFPTMSVYDNVVAGLKLSGVRDKKKLDEAARRSLELAGLWDEVKDNLHESGANLSGGQQQRLCIARALAVEPEVILMDEPTSALDPIATSKIEQLVIALKENYTVVLVTHNMQQAARVSDYTAFLYLGKLIEYGPTSQLFENPKEELTERYITGRFG, from the coding sequence ATGAGTGAAGTAGAGGCTCAGCAGAGCAGCACAATCAGCAGGTACAAGATTGAAGCACAGAGTCTCAACGCTTGGTTCGGCGAAAACCAAGCCGTCAAAGACATCTCAATCAAAATAAAGAGCAATGCGTTAACCGCGATAATCGGCCCCTCCGGCTGCGGAAAATCCACCTTAATACGTTGCTTCAACCGGATGCATGAGCTGGTTCCTAACGCCAAGGTCTCCGGGAAGGTTCTTCTTGATAATGTTGACATCTACTCAGAAGGAACCGATCCGGTAGCTGTTAGAAGAAGGGTGGGAATGGTTTTCCAGAAACCTAACCCGTTCCCGACAATGTCTGTATACGACAATGTGGTAGCAGGGTTGAAGCTAAGCGGAGTGCGGGATAAGAAGAAGCTGGATGAAGCGGCCAGAAGAAGTCTCGAGCTGGCCGGACTCTGGGATGAAGTGAAGGACAATCTTCACGAATCAGGAGCAAATCTCTCAGGAGGACAGCAGCAGAGACTCTGCATCGCAAGAGCTCTCGCGGTGGAGCCTGAAGTAATATTAATGGACGAACCTACTTCAGCCCTAGACCCGATAGCGACCTCAAAGATAGAGCAGTTGGTAATAGCCTTGAAGGAGAACTATACAGTGGTGCTGGTCACTCACAACATGCAGCAGGCAGCCAGAGTCTCAGATTACACTGCCTTCCTCTATTTGGGTAAACTCATCGAATACGGTCCCACTTCACAGTTATTCGAAAACCCTAAAGAAGAACTCACAGAAAGATACATCACAGGCAGGTTCGGCTGA
- a CDS encoding MBL fold metallo-hydrolase: MASITLYDGVDQIGGNKFLIQDHDAKIFLDFGMSFGSRSKFYNPPFLSPRSCNGLLELGVLPKVNGTYRFDDSKTEIDGVILSHAHLDHSGYISFLKRDIPVYCGETTATILKGLSEMHTPSFEQDFSDIEFKTFRTGDKVRIGSIELEPIHVDHSVAGAYGFNIHTSSGTLAYTGDLRVHGTKNNMTEDFKKRLAEDPPDLMLCEGTNTISATVSTEAEVASKLDTITRSARGLVLADFSRTDIDRLRSFIQAASNNGRKLAISMRQAYLLSVLKSDPHLDVPDIGGEDILIFRKNKKRYMKWEQTLLDLPNITDSSLVAGMQNKVVLAASFYDFEELIEIDPAAGSVFVLSTSEPFNEEMQIDSDRLKAWLEHYGVPQYHVHVSGHIMPLQLREMLEQISPKKIYPIHTENPDLCRRFLSGLKSQVARPEKAKEYTI; this comes from the coding sequence TTGGCTTCCATAACCCTCTATGACGGCGTCGACCAGATCGGCGGGAACAAGTTCCTAATCCAGGATCACGATGCGAAGATTTTTCTCGACTTCGGAATGTCATTCGGCTCAAGAAGCAAGTTCTACAACCCTCCCTTCCTTTCTCCGCGAAGCTGCAACGGTTTGCTAGAACTAGGTGTGCTGCCGAAGGTGAACGGAACCTACCGGTTTGACGACTCGAAGACAGAGATAGACGGTGTCATACTTTCCCACGCGCATCTGGATCACTCAGGCTACATCTCCTTCCTGAAGCGGGACATCCCGGTTTACTGCGGCGAAACGACCGCCACAATCCTCAAAGGTTTGAGTGAAATGCACACTCCCAGCTTCGAGCAGGACTTCAGCGACATCGAGTTCAAGACGTTCAGAACCGGTGACAAAGTCAGGATAGGCTCGATAGAGCTGGAACCCATACATGTTGATCACTCAGTCGCAGGAGCCTATGGCTTCAACATACACACCTCTAGCGGCACCTTGGCCTACACAGGGGATCTTAGGGTTCACGGCACGAAGAACAATATGACTGAAGATTTCAAGAAGCGTCTAGCGGAGGATCCGCCTGACTTGATGCTGTGCGAAGGCACCAATACTATCAGCGCAACCGTTTCAACCGAGGCTGAAGTTGCTTCGAAGCTGGACACGATAACTCGAAGTGCTCGGGGCCTTGTACTGGCCGACTTTTCACGAACCGATATTGATCGACTCAGATCATTTATTCAAGCAGCGTCCAACAACGGTCGGAAACTAGCTATTTCGATGCGGCAGGCGTATCTGCTGAGTGTGCTGAAGAGTGATCCGCATCTCGATGTTCCCGACATCGGCGGCGAGGATATCCTGATTTTTCGGAAGAACAAGAAGCGGTACATGAAGTGGGAGCAGACCCTGCTCGATCTTCCTAACATAACTGATTCGTCGCTGGTCGCAGGTATGCAGAACAAGGTGGTTTTGGCCGCCTCCTTCTATGACTTTGAGGAGCTTATCGAGATAGATCCGGCGGCTGGAAGCGTCTTCGTCCTCTCCACCTCTGAGCCGTTCAATGAGGAGATGCAGATTGACTCTGACCGGTTGAAGGCTTGGTTAGAACACTACGGTGTTCCACAGTATCACGTACATGTCTCGGGACACATTATGCCGCTGCAGCTACGAGAGATGCTTGAGCAGATATCGCCGAAGAAGATTTACCCCATCCACACGGAGAACCCGGATCTCTGCAGACGTTTCCTCAGCGGGTTGAAGAGCCAAGTCGCCCGACCTGAGAAGGCTAAGGAATACACGATCTAG